AAATACGTTGCTTGTCCTGATACATAGTCTCTTCGCTCTACTGATCAGCGGCTGCTCCCATCTGGCTTCCGGCAGCGGGATACCTCCTGCGGTGCCGCCCCTTCCGCAGTCCACTCCGGATTTGATCGCCTTAGAGCCAGGGCTATTTGCAGGAACGCATTTTTATTTGGAGGATGACCCTCAGCGCAGCCGCATCGAACAAGAACTGGATCGGCTCCCCGATCTGGAAGACGACGCAGATGAGAGCCAAATCCAAGCGTATTGGGCCAGACTGACCAGCCTGTTTGCCGAAGACTACCTAAGCCCGCAAATGGTTGTGGACCGATGGCGAATCGCCTCTTACGGAAGCCCGGATGTGGAGGATGCCCGTCTGCAATTCAAAGAGAACTTTCATGTGGAAATCATCCTCGATGCAAGCGGGAGCATGAGCGGAAAAATCGGGGAGCACACGAAAATGGAGCTCGCCAAAGAAGCGATCAAGGAATTCGCGGCCAGCTTGCCCGAAGGCGCCAACGTTTCGCTGCGCGTCTACGGACATTTGGGCGCCCGCTTCGAAGGATCAGGGGAAATCGGGGAAAAAACTGGGTTCGCTCTCTGCCGCCTATGAATCCAACGGCAATCCCGGCACGATTTCGACGGGAAAGGGAGATATCGGCGGGAAGTCGTACGGTGCCTATCAATTCAACTCCAGAGACCGGGTGATCGACCATTTCTTTCGCTGGTTGGAAGGGAAAGACAAAGATATCTATAACAAACTACTATCCGGATTCAATGCCGACGGGAAAAAAATAGGCGCTCATTTCGACCAAAAATTCAAGGAAATTGCCGAGCAGGATCCGGACCGATTTTTGGAATTGCAGCATCTCTATACAAAGGAAAAATATTATGATGTAGTGGATCGGGCGCTGAAGCAGGATCTCGGTTTTGATGTGAGCAAGCGGAGTGCGGCGCTCCAGGATGTTTTGTGGTCGAGAGCTGTTCAACACGGGGGAGCAGGCGGCACCAGGATATTCAAAGAAGCGCTCAAGACGCTTGACCTCTCCACAGCGACGGACGAGGAGATCATTCGGGCAGTCTACAAGGAAAGCGGCAAAGTAGTGGACAGCGGAAAAAAACAAATCCTGTCGCCAAAGGCGAAAAAACACGGCATTTATGGAAAGTATATGAAGTATTTTTCCGGCAACTCATCTGACGTACAGCTAGGCGTATGGGAAAGGCTAAACATCAGGGAACCGGAGGCGGCTTTGAAAATGCTGTACGGCCCAGACTATGTTTTCAAAGGCCTATAGGAAAAGAAGGGGGCAGAATTCTATGAAAAAAATCGTTTTTCTCTTGAGCATTTCGCTGCTCGTCACGGGTTGTGGAGCGAAAGAGAGCACATCGTCCCACACGGCAAATGCCACTTCTCCGTCCAGCCCCGCCCCAACTGATCATGTTCAGGCGGCTTCCCCGCAAGCGGGTGAACAAGCGGCGCAGCAAACGGCGGAAGAACCTCAAGCGGTTGACGCGCCCGACGTTGCAGGAGATGCCAAAGCGGACACGTTTCACGTTGAAAATATTGTGTCGGGGTATGAAGAGCTAATCGTTGGCGCGATCAATCAACAAGATTTTTCCTACGTCCAGGATTT
This sequence is a window from Brevibacillus composti. Protein-coding genes within it:
- a CDS encoding VgrG-related protein gives rise to the protein MSTGKGDIGGKSYGAYQFNSRDRVIDHFFRWLEGKDKDIYNKLLSGFNADGKKIGAHFDQKFKEIAEQDPDRFLELQHLYTKEKYYDVVDRALKQDLGFDVSKRSAALQDVLWSRAVQHGGAGGTRIFKEALKTLDLSTATDEEIIRAVYKESGKVVDSGKKQILSPKAKKHGIYGKYMKYFSGNSSDVQLGVWERLNIREPEAALKMLYGPDYVFKGL
- a CDS encoding vWA domain-containing protein, whose amino-acid sequence is MRITQNTLLVLIHSLFALLISGCSHLASGSGIPPAVPPLPQSTPDLIALEPGLFAGTHFYLEDDPQRSRIEQELDRLPDLEDDADESQIQAYWARLTSLFAEDYLSPQMVVDRWRIASYGSPDVEDARLQFKENFHVEIILDASGSMSGKIGEHTKMELAKEAIKEFAASLPEGANVSLRVYGHLGARFEGSGEIGEKTGFALCRL
- a CDS encoding TcaA NTF2-like domain-containing protein yields the protein MKKIVFLLSISLLVTGCGAKESTSSHTANATSPSSPAPTDHVQAASPQAGEQAAQQTAEEPQAVDAPDVAGDAKADTFHVENIVSGYEELIVGAINQQDFSYVQDFLLPDSPVYQEQQTLIEEAGKKGISVKLVDSRIGEIKESDQPNEYLVEVVTKLEITKGNDLKTKEIKKVYTVLSKDDQLYIKEIKADQSLE